A single Cnuibacter physcomitrellae DNA region contains:
- a CDS encoding NAD(P)/FAD-dependent oxidoreductase yields MSTVTNVDPGAVSVPGFAGDDYEVVIIGGGPAGLSAGLNLVRQRRRVLILDSNRPRHSATLVSHGFLTRDGVSPLELRGLGREEFSGYPTAEFHQGLVSSIAPRDDDGWFAISARGVRGSADRSVRARVVLLASGLAETLPGLPSIRAFYGTALHSCIECDAFDKSAAPLALLGDTADLHERAVLISQVTDDLVVFTLGSDAVTSDEEADLLDRGVRVERAAVSDVAGDRSGMTGVVLADGTVVPRTGGFVRPHWSAPLEFAEALGLARDADGFVQVDGVGRTSVAGVWAAGDITPPGPQQLIVAAGAGARTAAAVNRTLLAL; encoded by the coding sequence ATGAGCACCGTCACGAACGTCGATCCCGGCGCCGTGTCCGTCCCCGGGTTCGCGGGCGACGACTACGAGGTCGTGATCATCGGCGGCGGTCCCGCCGGGCTCTCCGCCGGGCTCAACCTGGTGCGCCAGCGCCGGCGCGTCCTCATCCTCGACAGCAACCGGCCCCGGCACTCCGCGACGCTCGTCTCGCACGGCTTCCTCACCCGCGACGGCGTCTCCCCGCTCGAGCTGCGTGGGCTCGGCCGGGAGGAGTTCTCGGGGTACCCGACGGCCGAGTTCCACCAGGGTCTGGTGTCGTCGATCGCACCTCGCGACGACGACGGCTGGTTCGCGATCTCGGCCCGCGGCGTGCGCGGGTCCGCCGACCGGTCGGTGCGCGCCCGCGTCGTCCTGCTCGCCAGCGGGCTCGCCGAGACGCTCCCGGGCCTGCCCAGCATCCGAGCCTTCTACGGCACCGCCCTGCACAGCTGCATCGAGTGCGACGCGTTCGACAAGAGCGCGGCCCCGCTCGCGCTCCTCGGCGACACCGCCGACCTCCACGAGCGTGCGGTCCTCATCTCACAGGTCACCGACGACCTCGTCGTCTTCACCCTCGGGTCGGATGCCGTGACGAGCGACGAGGAGGCCGACCTCCTGGATCGCGGGGTGCGTGTCGAGCGTGCCGCCGTGTCCGACGTCGCCGGCGACCGCTCGGGCATGACGGGCGTCGTGCTCGCCGACGGGACCGTCGTGCCTCGCACCGGCGGGTTCGTCCGCCCGCACTGGTCGGCGCCGCTCGAGTTCGCCGAGGCGCTCGGCCTCGCCCGCGACGCCGACGGCTTCGTCCAGGTCGACGGTGTCGGCCGCACGAGCGTTGCGGGCGTCTGGGCGGCGGGCGACATCACCCCGCCCGGCCCACAGCAGCTCATCGTCGCCGCCGGCGCCGGCGCCCGCACCGCCGCCGCGGTGAACCGCACCCTCCTCGCCCTGTAG
- a CDS encoding aminoglycoside adenylyltransferase domain-containing protein — protein MHAALPLRPEGWARRVEGSWTTSAALRDRVGAHPWLYVDRGSRTMERSRHDDTWNARWVLRDSGVAVVGARADTLVPAVAASDLRRETVEQAEAKSAWILDDPDVLDDGWAQPYAVLTLCRLLWTAATGTVTGKVEAAEWARSLIVPARFRPLLSASIGYRLHPFDPISGAADPVLVPIAEDFALWARDEVRRRAG, from the coding sequence TTGCACGCAGCTCTGCCGTTGCGGCCCGAGGGGTGGGCGCGTCGCGTCGAGGGGAGCTGGACCACCTCCGCCGCCCTCCGCGACCGGGTGGGTGCGCATCCGTGGCTGTACGTCGACCGCGGCAGCCGCACGATGGAGCGGTCGCGCCACGACGACACGTGGAACGCCCGGTGGGTGCTCCGCGACTCGGGAGTGGCGGTGGTCGGCGCGCGGGCCGACACGCTTGTGCCCGCGGTCGCCGCCTCGGACCTCCGGCGAGAGACGGTGGAGCAGGCGGAGGCCAAGAGCGCATGGATCCTCGACGACCCCGACGTGCTCGACGACGGATGGGCGCAGCCCTACGCCGTGCTCACGCTGTGCCGTCTGCTCTGGACGGCCGCCACCGGCACGGTGACGGGGAAGGTCGAGGCGGCGGAGTGGGCCCGGTCGCTGATCGTGCCGGCCCGCTTCCGCCCACTGCTGTCGGCCTCGATCGGGTACCGCCTGCATCCGTTCGACCCGATCTCGGGCGCCGCCGATCCGGTGCTCGTGCCGATCGCCGAGGACTTCGCGCTCTGGGCCCGCGACGAGGTGCGCCGGCGCGCCGGCTAG
- a CDS encoding RNA polymerase sigma factor, giving the protein MDETSDGELLRQIAAGSQSGMRALVEKHSRTLIRYAWALVESPSDVDDVVQDTFVTAWRGADRIALSGESALPWLLVTCRNHAANLARSRSR; this is encoded by the coding sequence GTGGACGAGACGAGCGACGGGGAGCTGCTGCGACAGATCGCAGCCGGCTCTCAGTCCGGGATGCGTGCTCTGGTCGAGAAGCACTCCCGGACGCTGATCCGCTACGCGTGGGCGCTCGTCGAGAGCCCCAGCGACGTCGACGACGTCGTGCAGGACACGTTCGTGACGGCGTGGCGCGGTGCGGACCGGATCGCGCTGTCCGGGGAGTCGGCCCTGCCGTGGCTGCTCGTGACCTGCCGCAACCACGCGGCGAACCTGGCCAGGTCGCGGTCACGCTAG
- a CDS encoding GNAT family N-acetyltransferase — MALFTHDLGDGYDLALRDTSTVDAVFALTVANIDRLRLWEPWAQHEPTREATVAFTVASLHALAEGTEVPCVIRYQGEPVGTISLRIRTFTSVAEIGYWIDEAHEGRGVVTRATRALVDHAFDDLGLARVELHTAAHNARSRGVAERLGFVREGTMRSAHPVGDERHDMDLYALLPSDRT; from the coding sequence ATGGCACTCTTCACTCACGACCTCGGCGACGGCTACGACCTCGCCCTCCGCGACACGTCGACGGTGGATGCGGTGTTCGCTCTCACCGTCGCGAACATCGATCGACTGCGGCTCTGGGAGCCGTGGGCTCAGCATGAGCCGACGCGCGAGGCGACCGTCGCGTTCACCGTGGCGAGCCTGCACGCGCTCGCCGAGGGCACGGAGGTGCCGTGCGTGATCCGGTACCAGGGCGAGCCCGTCGGGACGATCAGTCTGCGCATCCGGACCTTCACCTCCGTCGCGGAGATCGGATACTGGATCGACGAAGCCCACGAGGGTCGCGGCGTCGTCACCCGGGCGACGAGGGCACTCGTCGATCACGCGTTCGACGACCTGGGCCTCGCGCGCGTCGAGCTCCACACCGCCGCGCACAACGCCCGCAGCCGTGGGGTCGCCGAGCGGCTCGGCTTCGTCCGCGAGGGGACCATGCGGTCCGCTCATCCCGTGGGCGACGAGCGTCACGACATGGACCTGTACGCCCTCCTCCCCTCCGACCGGACCTGA
- a CDS encoding YciI family protein, with product MKYMLIMRATPAAVEAYKDIPFDEVITRMGRYNEEMIKAGVLLAGEGLAEDVDTTGFVVDFASEPPAVTDGPYGEIHELFNGFWIIQVSSKEEAAEWAKRCPLGPGSKLEVRRVTDESDFADFADNEYIQKESEWRAAEATAAAAAAKGDEAP from the coding sequence ATGAAGTACATGCTCATCATGCGCGCCACCCCCGCTGCCGTCGAGGCGTACAAGGACATCCCCTTCGACGAGGTCATCACCCGCATGGGCCGGTACAACGAGGAGATGATCAAGGCGGGTGTGCTCCTCGCGGGCGAGGGCCTCGCCGAGGACGTCGACACGACCGGCTTCGTGGTCGACTTCGCGTCCGAGCCGCCCGCGGTGACGGATGGCCCCTACGGCGAGATCCACGAGCTGTTCAACGGGTTCTGGATCATCCAGGTCTCCTCGAAGGAGGAGGCAGCGGAGTGGGCCAAGCGCTGCCCGCTCGGTCCGGGCTCGAAGCTCGAGGTGCGTCGGGTCACCGACGAGAGCGACTTCGCGGACTTCGCCGACAACGAGTACATCCAGAAGGAGAGCGAGTGGCGCGCGGCCGAGGCCACCGCCGCCGCGGCTGCGGCGAAGGGCGACGAGGCGCCGTGA
- a CDS encoding sigma factor-like helix-turn-helix DNA-binding protein yields MCLVQDRPYDEVARELGLSVDSVRQRVSRSRRRLRKAVSHEE; encoded by the coding sequence CTGTGCCTCGTGCAGGACCGCCCCTACGACGAGGTCGCCCGCGAGCTCGGCCTGTCGGTCGACTCCGTCCGTCAACGTGTCTCCCGATCACGCAGACGCCTACGAAAGGCGGTGAGTCATGAGGAATGA
- the gltX gene encoding glutamate--tRNA ligase, whose amino-acid sequence MSTDIHPWSTATGSDVRVRFCPSPTGTPHVGLVRTALFNWAYARHTGGTFVFRIEDTDAARDSQESFDQIIDALTWLGLDWDEGVNVGGPHGPYRQSERYGIYTDVIERLKASGHVYESYSTAEEIDARNEAAGRPKQLGYDNHDRHLTDEERAAFRAEGREPALRLRVPDEDLSFTDLVRGEITFPAGSFSDFVVVRPNGHPLYTLVNPVDDALMGITHVLRGEDILSSTPRQIALYRALIDIGVTTFVPRFGHLPYVMGEGNKKLSKRDPESNLFHHRDRGFIPEGLINYLALLGWSIAADRDVFSIDEMVAAFDVEDVLPNPARFDLAKAEAINGDHIRLLDVGDFAERLIPYLQDAGILGEEVPSEQRAVLAQLAPLVQTRMALLGEAPALLGSFFRSAAELEYDESAVASLPENAGLVLAAAIEALEVVPESEWQHERIQETLAAALIEGLGLKPRVAYGPLRVALSGRRVSPPLFESMQILGRSETVARLVRLAGERTQA is encoded by the coding sequence ATGAGCACCGACATCCATCCCTGGTCGACTGCCACCGGCAGCGACGTCCGTGTCCGCTTCTGCCCGAGCCCCACCGGCACGCCGCACGTCGGCCTGGTGCGCACGGCGCTCTTCAACTGGGCGTACGCCCGCCACACCGGCGGCACGTTCGTCTTCCGGATCGAGGACACCGACGCCGCCCGCGACTCGCAGGAGAGCTTCGACCAGATCATCGACGCGCTCACCTGGCTGGGGCTGGACTGGGACGAGGGTGTGAACGTCGGCGGACCGCACGGCCCCTACCGGCAGTCGGAGCGCTACGGCATCTACACCGACGTGATCGAGCGGCTCAAGGCCTCCGGGCACGTGTACGAGAGCTACTCGACCGCCGAGGAGATCGACGCCCGCAACGAGGCCGCCGGCCGGCCGAAGCAGCTCGGGTACGACAACCACGACCGCCACCTCACCGACGAGGAGCGGGCGGCGTTCCGCGCCGAGGGCCGCGAGCCCGCGCTCCGACTCCGGGTGCCGGACGAGGACCTCTCGTTCACCGACCTCGTGCGCGGCGAGATCACCTTCCCCGCCGGGTCCTTCTCCGACTTCGTCGTCGTCCGGCCGAACGGCCATCCGCTCTACACGCTCGTGAACCCGGTCGACGACGCGCTCATGGGGATCACCCACGTCCTGCGGGGCGAGGACATCCTGTCCTCGACGCCCCGTCAGATCGCGCTCTACCGCGCCCTGATCGACATCGGCGTGACGACGTTCGTGCCGCGCTTCGGCCACCTCCCGTACGTGATGGGGGAGGGCAACAAGAAGCTCTCCAAGCGCGACCCCGAGTCGAACCTGTTCCACCACCGCGACCGCGGGTTCATCCCCGAGGGGCTCATCAACTACCTGGCCCTGCTCGGCTGGTCGATCGCCGCCGACCGCGACGTGTTCTCCATCGACGAGATGGTGGCCGCGTTCGACGTCGAGGACGTGCTGCCCAACCCGGCACGCTTCGACCTGGCCAAGGCCGAGGCGATCAACGGCGACCACATCCGCCTGCTCGACGTCGGCGACTTCGCCGAGCGTCTCATCCCCTACCTGCAGGATGCGGGCATCCTCGGCGAGGAGGTGCCGAGCGAGCAGCGTGCCGTCCTGGCCCAGCTGGCTCCGCTGGTGCAGACCAGGATGGCGCTGCTGGGGGAGGCTCCGGCTCTGCTGGGCTCGTTCTTCCGCTCCGCCGCCGAGCTCGAGTACGACGAGTCCGCGGTGGCGTCGCTGCCGGAGAACGCCGGTCTGGTGCTGGCCGCGGCGATCGAGGCGCTCGAGGTGGTGCCCGAGTCGGAGTGGCAGCACGAGCGCATCCAGGAGACGCTGGCGGCTGCGCTGATCGAGGGACTGGGGCTCAAGCCGCGCGTGGCGTACGGACCGCTCCGCGTCGCGCTCTCGGGACGCCGGGTGTCGCCGCCGCTGTTCGAGTCGATGCAGATCCTCGGCAGGTCCGAGACGGTCGCCCGTCTGGTCCGCCTCGCCGGGGAGCGCACGCAGGCATGA
- a CDS encoding DUF1206 domain-containing protein: MGSASGTAKSAARTAEGNPVLRILARTGYAVNGLLHILIGIIAIAVAVGAGGSQEADQSGALKQLSSNPIGYAVVWIVVVGLFALGLWQIISGFLVHEEDSKKRWAKRIGEWAKAAVYLVIGGTALSVALGSDSSSSESTSSMSATLLASPGGVFLVVAIGIGVFAAGVSFVVIGVRRSFTKKLVVPPKPAGSAVVTLGVVGYVAKGIALAVVGVLFVVAAFTHDAQQASGLDGALKALAALPFGVVVLSAVGVGLIAYGIFLGARARWARL; encoded by the coding sequence ATGGGAAGCGCATCGGGAACGGCCAAGTCCGCGGCACGCACAGCCGAGGGCAACCCCGTCCTCAGGATCCTGGCCCGCACGGGCTACGCCGTGAACGGCCTGCTCCACATCCTCATCGGGATCATCGCGATCGCGGTCGCGGTCGGAGCCGGTGGGTCGCAGGAGGCCGACCAGTCCGGAGCGCTCAAGCAGCTCTCGTCGAATCCGATCGGATACGCCGTGGTCTGGATCGTCGTGGTCGGCCTCTTCGCGCTCGGCCTGTGGCAGATCATCTCGGGGTTCCTCGTGCACGAGGAGGACTCCAAGAAGCGCTGGGCGAAGCGCATCGGCGAATGGGCGAAGGCGGCCGTCTACCTCGTGATCGGCGGGACCGCCCTGTCGGTGGCGCTCGGATCCGACTCGAGCTCGTCCGAGTCCACCTCGTCGATGAGCGCGACCCTGCTGGCGTCGCCTGGCGGCGTCTTCCTCGTCGTCGCGATCGGGATCGGCGTGTTCGCCGCCGGCGTCTCGTTCGTGGTCATCGGCGTCCGGCGGAGCTTCACGAAGAAGCTGGTGGTGCCCCCGAAGCCCGCCGGGTCGGCCGTCGTCACCCTGGGCGTCGTGGGATACGTCGCGAAGGGCATCGCCCTCGCCGTCGTCGGGGTGCTCTTCGTGGTCGCCGCGTTCACCCACGACGCGCAGCAGGCGTCGGGCCTCGACGGCGCGCTGAAGGCCCTTGCTGCACTCCCCTTCGGGGTCGTGGTGCTGTCGGCCGTCGGCGTGGGACTCATCGCGTACGGCATCTTCCTCGGTGCTCGTGCCCGGTGGGCGCGCCTGTGA
- a CDS encoding type IV toxin-antitoxin system AbiEi family antitoxin domain-containing protein — translation MIAVAYRAPRAIVCCISAAVIHDLTDELPTSVQIAVPKRSHTPVIAYPPVTVFRFEEATFELGLTAFEAGPGERVRAYDAARTVVDLMRFRRRLGEPIAHAALHRYLAAPSSKPALLLDYAEALGTFGPVRAALDVASAR, via the coding sequence ATGATCGCCGTGGCGTACCGCGCTCCTCGTGCGATCGTCTGCTGTATCTCGGCGGCGGTGATTCACGACCTGACGGACGAACTGCCAACGTCGGTGCAGATCGCGGTACCCAAGCGGTCGCATACGCCGGTGATCGCTTACCCGCCCGTGACCGTGTTCCGCTTCGAGGAGGCCACGTTCGAGCTCGGCTTGACCGCGTTCGAGGCCGGGCCGGGGGAGCGCGTGCGCGCCTACGACGCGGCGAGGACGGTGGTGGATCTCATGAGATTTCGGAGACGCCTTGGCGAGCCGATCGCGCACGCCGCGCTTCACCGATACCTGGCGGCGCCGAGCTCGAAGCCGGCGCTGCTGCTGGACTACGCGGAGGCGCTGGGGACGTTCGGGCCGGTGCGTGCTGCGCTCGATGTCGCGAGCGCCCGATGA
- a CDS encoding DJ-1/PfpI family protein: protein MVKTIGILLFDDVEELDAVGPWEVLAYWTRTFPEDGYEVRMLADTLDPVTCAKGLRLLPDTTVAEAPPLEVLLYPGGFGTRARLADERELAWVRAQRDTVPLLTSVCTGALVYAAAGVLRGRPATTHWGSLDLLAELDPSIEVQPEARFVDDGDVITSSGVSAGIDMALHLVARIAGVDRARQVRRGIQYDPHPPV from the coding sequence ATGGTGAAGACGATCGGGATCCTGCTCTTCGACGACGTCGAGGAGCTCGACGCTGTCGGGCCCTGGGAGGTGCTCGCCTACTGGACGCGCACCTTCCCCGAGGACGGGTACGAGGTGCGGATGCTCGCCGACACGCTCGACCCGGTGACCTGCGCGAAGGGCCTGCGCCTGCTGCCCGACACGACGGTCGCGGAGGCCCCGCCGCTCGAGGTGCTGCTCTACCCCGGAGGGTTCGGCACGCGGGCGCGCCTGGCCGACGAGCGCGAGCTCGCGTGGGTGCGTGCGCAGCGTGACACGGTGCCGCTGCTGACCAGCGTGTGCACGGGCGCCCTCGTCTACGCCGCTGCGGGCGTGCTGCGAGGCCGTCCCGCCACGACGCACTGGGGCTCGCTCGACCTGCTCGCCGAGCTCGATCCCTCGATCGAGGTGCAGCCCGAGGCGCGCTTCGTCGACGACGGCGACGTGATCACCTCCTCCGGCGTCTCCGCCGGGATCGACATGGCGCTGCACCTCGTCGCCCGGATCGCCGGGGTCGATCGCGCCCGACAGGTGCGCCGCGGGATCCAGTACGACCCTCACCCGCCCGTCTGA
- a CDS encoding nucleotidyl transferase AbiEii/AbiGii toxin family protein, translated as MNRPTRESAAGRAYLDLQNQARRQSSGTQELLTMYVVERWLSRMSRSPYADDFILKGGMLLASFGTRRPTVDADALARNMPSDEETVARRVADIAAIEDPDDGVEFLPDTVTTAVIRDDALYSGVRVTMTARLATAQVKLRLDINFGDPVTPAPRTVELPSLRSDAPPIRILGYPIETVLAEKLVTAIELGRANTRVRDFADIHLVTGTQALQCGALRDALTATATFRGTTLIPLAHATEGLAMLRDSTYVAYRKGLGEAGATLPERFSDTVAAAADFVDPVLDELDAEAVWSPAERRWNTARVMPAESTESATGKTDL; from the coding sequence ATGAATCGCCCCACGCGAGAGAGCGCTGCAGGGCGCGCATACCTCGACCTGCAGAACCAGGCTCGCCGCCAGAGCAGTGGCACGCAAGAACTGCTCACGATGTACGTCGTCGAGCGCTGGCTGTCGCGGATGTCGCGATCACCGTACGCCGACGACTTCATCCTGAAGGGCGGGATGCTGCTGGCTTCGTTCGGCACCCGCCGTCCCACGGTCGACGCCGACGCCCTCGCACGCAACATGCCCTCCGACGAAGAGACCGTCGCTCGCCGCGTCGCTGACATCGCCGCGATCGAAGACCCAGACGACGGCGTGGAGTTCCTGCCGGACACGGTCACCACTGCGGTGATCCGCGATGACGCGCTGTATTCCGGCGTGCGGGTGACGATGACGGCGCGACTCGCAACGGCGCAGGTGAAGCTGCGGCTCGACATCAACTTCGGCGACCCCGTGACTCCGGCCCCGCGAACGGTCGAGCTGCCGTCGCTGCGGTCGGACGCTCCGCCGATCCGCATCCTGGGCTACCCGATCGAGACGGTGCTCGCGGAGAAGCTCGTCACCGCGATCGAGCTGGGACGAGCGAACACGCGCGTGCGCGACTTCGCGGACATCCACCTCGTGACCGGCACACAGGCTCTCCAGTGCGGGGCACTGCGTGACGCGCTCACGGCGACCGCAACGTTCCGCGGAACCACGTTGATCCCGTTGGCGCACGCCACCGAGGGGCTCGCAATGCTCCGAGACTCGACCTATGTCGCTTACCGGAAGGGGCTCGGCGAGGCGGGCGCGACTCTGCCAGAGAGGTTCTCCGACACCGTTGCGGCGGCTGCCGACTTCGTCGACCCGGTGCTCGACGAGCTCGACGCCGAGGCCGTGTGGAGCCCCGCCGAACGGAGGTGGAACACGGCACGCGTCATGCCGGCTGAGTCGACCGAATCGGCTACGGGTAAGACCGACCTGTGA
- a CDS encoding RNA polymerase sigma factor, protein MTPASDVRPTLDAVWRIEGGRIVATLAAACGDLALAEDLAQEAFVEALRSWPDGGMPDNPGAWLTTVGKRRLIDTWRRRERLDERHRAMAAELEEHAEDRWEPIDDDVLRLVFTACHPVLSKEAQIALTLRVVAGLSTEEIARLFVVPVATVQQRIVRAKKTLGAAAVPFETPEPSEWRARLSAVLGVVYLVYTEGYSATTGDRWMRVELADEALRLGRMVAGLLPREPEAHALVALMELQSSRFPARTAADGSPILLDDQDRTRWDRAQIERGRAALRRADALGRGRGAYGLQAAIAECHAMAPSADETDWERIVLLYEALGRLAPNPVVDLNRAVAVSRATGPASALLIVDRLAGDGALRGSHLLPSVRGELLAQLGRTEEARSELATAATLAQNARTRAVLEAKLAAL, encoded by the coding sequence GTGACCCCGGCGAGCGACGTCCGCCCCACCCTCGACGCCGTCTGGCGCATCGAGGGCGGGCGGATCGTCGCCACCCTCGCCGCAGCGTGCGGCGACCTCGCTCTCGCCGAGGACCTGGCGCAGGAGGCGTTCGTCGAGGCGCTCCGCTCCTGGCCGGACGGCGGCATGCCCGACAACCCCGGAGCCTGGCTCACCACCGTCGGGAAGCGGCGCCTCATCGACACCTGGCGTCGCCGCGAGCGTCTCGACGAACGCCATCGGGCGATGGCGGCGGAGCTCGAGGAGCATGCGGAGGACCGATGGGAGCCGATCGACGACGACGTGCTGCGCCTGGTCTTCACGGCCTGCCATCCGGTGCTCTCGAAGGAGGCGCAGATCGCGCTCACCCTCCGTGTGGTCGCGGGCCTCAGCACGGAGGAGATCGCGCGCCTGTTCGTCGTCCCCGTCGCCACCGTGCAACAGCGGATAGTCCGGGCGAAGAAGACGCTCGGCGCCGCCGCCGTGCCGTTCGAGACGCCCGAGCCGTCCGAGTGGCGGGCACGCCTGTCGGCGGTGCTCGGCGTGGTCTACCTCGTCTACACGGAGGGCTACTCGGCGACGACCGGCGACCGGTGGATGCGCGTCGAGCTCGCCGACGAGGCGCTGCGCCTGGGGCGGATGGTCGCGGGGCTGCTCCCCCGCGAGCCCGAGGCGCACGCACTGGTGGCGCTGATGGAGCTGCAGTCGTCACGGTTCCCGGCCCGCACTGCGGCCGACGGCTCCCCCATCCTGCTCGACGACCAGGACCGCACGCGCTGGGATCGCGCTCAGATCGAGCGCGGCCGAGCGGCACTCCGGCGGGCGGATGCGCTGGGCCGCGGACGGGGCGCCTATGGCCTGCAGGCGGCGATCGCGGAGTGCCACGCGATGGCACCGTCGGCGGACGAGACCGACTGGGAGCGGATAGTGCTCCTCTACGAGGCGCTCGGCCGCCTCGCACCCAATCCCGTCGTCGACCTCAACCGGGCCGTGGCGGTCTCTCGGGCGACGGGGCCCGCATCCGCCCTGCTCATCGTCGACCGGCTCGCGGGCGACGGCGCCCTGCGCGGCTCGCACCTGCTGCCGAGCGTGCGCGGCGAGCTGCTGGCGCAGCTGGGCCGCACCGAGGAGGCGCGCTCCGAGCTCGCCACCGCGGCCACCCTCGCGCAGAACGCGCGCACCCGCGCCGTCCTCGAGGCGAAGCTCGCCGCCCTCTGA